A genomic region of Ensifer adhaerens contains the following coding sequences:
- a CDS encoding M48 family metalloprotease has protein sequence MERHTVTHDRFPPKRGRLRGRVVVALLAATLLSACQSVIEQSYEPTVSPSSNPQIVDEVQKNDPRAKMGAREHPRIVASYGGEYKDAKTERLVARIAGALTAVSENPQQSYRITILNSPAINAFALPGGYLYVTRGLLALANDASEVAAVLSHEMAHVTANHGIERQQREEAEVIASRVVSEVLSSDLAGKQALARGKLRLAAFSRNQELQADVIGVRMLGEAGYDPYAAARFLDSMAAYSRFTAVDPESDQSLDFLSSHPNAPQRVDLARRHARAFGPEGTSGDRGRDYYLAGIDGLLYGDSPQEGYVRGQTFLHGQLGIRFEVPTGFQIDNKAEAVLATGPGDIAVRFDGVADTGGRSLTDYIASGWVTGLQPDTIKPINVNGLEAATARASADRWDFDVTVIRIDSRIYRFLTAVPKGSNALEPTANQLRSSFRRMTQGEAQSLKPLRIRVVTVRPGETIATLSARMMGTDRKFDLFRVINAMQVTSTVKPGDKVKIVSE, from the coding sequence ATGGAGAGGCATACAGTCACACACGACCGGTTCCCGCCGAAGCGCGGGCGGCTGCGTGGACGCGTCGTGGTTGCATTGCTTGCGGCCACGCTTCTCTCCGCATGCCAGTCTGTGATCGAGCAATCCTACGAGCCGACGGTTTCGCCCTCGTCCAATCCGCAGATTGTCGACGAGGTTCAGAAGAACGATCCCCGCGCCAAGATGGGCGCACGCGAACATCCGCGCATCGTTGCAAGCTATGGCGGCGAATACAAGGATGCCAAGACGGAACGGCTGGTCGCCCGCATCGCCGGCGCGCTGACCGCCGTCTCGGAAAACCCGCAGCAGTCCTACCGCATTACCATCCTGAATTCGCCGGCAATCAACGCCTTTGCGTTGCCGGGTGGCTATCTCTACGTCACCCGCGGCCTGCTCGCGCTTGCCAACGATGCCTCCGAGGTCGCCGCCGTCCTCTCGCACGAGATGGCGCACGTCACCGCCAACCATGGCATCGAGCGCCAGCAGCGCGAAGAAGCGGAAGTCATCGCCAGCCGCGTGGTCTCCGAAGTGCTGTCGTCCGATCTCGCCGGCAAGCAGGCGCTCGCCCGCGGCAAGCTGAGGCTCGCAGCCTTCTCGCGCAACCAGGAGCTCCAGGCTGACGTCATCGGCGTACGCATGCTCGGCGAAGCCGGCTACGATCCCTACGCGGCCGCACGCTTCCTGGATTCGATGGCCGCCTATAGCCGCTTTACGGCCGTCGACCCGGAATCCGACCAGAGCCTCGACTTCCTGTCGAGCCATCCGAACGCGCCGCAGCGCGTCGATCTCGCACGCCGCCACGCCCGTGCCTTCGGCCCGGAAGGCACCAGCGGCGATCGCGGTCGCGACTATTACCTCGCCGGCATCGACGGCCTGCTCTACGGCGACAGCCCCCAGGAAGGCTATGTCCGCGGCCAGACCTTCCTGCATGGTCAGCTCGGCATCCGCTTCGAGGTCCCGACCGGCTTCCAGATCGACAACAAGGCGGAGGCGGTTCTGGCGACCGGACCCGGCGATATCGCCGTGCGTTTCGACGGGGTGGCGGACACGGGTGGACGCAGCCTGACCGACTATATCGCCAGCGGCTGGGTCACCGGCCTGCAGCCCGACACGATCAAGCCGATCAACGTCAATGGCTTGGAAGCTGCAACCGCGCGTGCCTCGGCCGATCGCTGGGATTTCGATGTCACGGTCATCCGCATCGACAGCCGCATCTACCGCTTCCTGACCGCCGTTCCCAAAGGTTCGAATGCACTGGAGCCGACCGCGAACCAGCTGCGCAGCTCGTTCCGTCGCATGACGCAGGGCGAGGCCCAGTCCTTGAAACCGCTGCGCATCCGCGTCGTGACGGTAAGACCTGGCGAAACGATCGCGACGCTTTCCGCCCGCATGATGGGCACGGATCGCAAGTTCGACCTGTTCCGGGTGATCAATGCGATGCAGGTCACCTCGACGGTGAAGCCGGGCGACAAGGTCAAGATCGTTTCTGAATAA
- a CDS encoding CarD family transcriptional regulator — MTTQQKKSSTRQGFKTGESIVYPAHGVGQIVAIEEQEVAGMKLELFVIDFEKDKMRLKVPVAKAVSIGMRKLSETDFVDRALKVVQGKARVKRTMWSRRAQEYDAKINSGDLISIAEVVRDLYRAENQPEQSYSERQLYEAALDRMAREIAAVNKMSETEAVRLVEANLSKGPKRGKSIEEDDAQDEAA, encoded by the coding sequence ATGACGACCCAGCAGAAAAAATCTTCGACACGCCAGGGCTTCAAGACCGGTGAATCGATCGTCTATCCGGCCCACGGTGTTGGCCAGATCGTCGCGATCGAAGAGCAGGAAGTCGCCGGCATGAAGCTTGAGCTTTTTGTCATCGATTTCGAGAAGGACAAGATGCGTCTGAAGGTGCCGGTAGCCAAGGCTGTCAGCATTGGCATGCGTAAGCTGTCCGAAACCGATTTCGTCGATCGCGCGTTGAAGGTTGTGCAGGGCAAGGCTCGCGTGAAGCGCACCATGTGGTCGCGCCGCGCCCAGGAATACGATGCCAAGATCAATTCCGGCGACCTGATTTCCATCGCTGAGGTCGTCCGCGATCTCTATCGCGCCGAAAACCAGCCGGAACAGTCCTATTCCGAACGCCAGCTCTATGAAGCTGCCCTCGACCGCATGGCGCGCGAAATCGCTGCCGTCAACAAGATGTCGGAGACCGAAGCCGTTCGCCTCGTCGAGGCTAACCTCAGCAAGGGTCCGAAGCGTGGCAAGTCGATCGAAGAAGACGACGCCCAGGACGAAGCCGCTTAA
- the fdxA gene encoding ferredoxin FdxA: MTYVVTDNCIRCKYTDCVEVCPVDCFYEGENFLVIHPDECIDCGVCEPECPAEAIKPDTEPGLDMWLKLNADFASKWPNITVKRDPMPEAKEMDGVEGKYDKFFSAEPGQGD; encoded by the coding sequence ATGACGTATGTCGTGACCGACAATTGCATTCGCTGCAAGTATACCGACTGTGTCGAAGTCTGCCCCGTGGATTGCTTCTATGAGGGTGAGAATTTTCTCGTCATTCATCCCGACGAGTGCATCGACTGTGGCGTTTGCGAGCCGGAATGTCCTGCCGAGGCGATCAAGCCGGACACCGAGCCGGGCCTTGATATGTGGTTGAAATTGAACGCTGATTTTGCCAGCAAGTGGCCGAACATCACGGTCAAGCGCGACCCGATGCCGGAGGCCAAGGAGATGGACGGCGTCGAAGGCAAATATGACAAGTTCTTCTCGGCTGAGCCGGGTCAGGGCGACTGA
- a CDS encoding beta-ketoacyl-ACP reductase has translation MSRVALVTGGSRGIGAAISIALKNAGYKVAANYAGNDEKAQAFKQETGIPVYKWDVSSYQACAEGIAKVEADLGPVEVLVNNAGITRDAMFHKMTPEQWGEVIGTNLTGLFNMTHPLWSAMRDRGFGRVINISSINGQKGQMGQANYSAAKAGDLGFTKSLAQEGAAKGITVNAICPGYIGTEMVRAVPEKVLNERIIPQIPVGRLGEPEEIARCVVFLASDDAGFITGSTISANGGQFVV, from the coding sequence ATGAGCAGGGTAGCATTGGTCACGGGTGGGTCGCGCGGCATTGGTGCTGCAATTTCCATCGCACTCAAGAATGCCGGCTACAAGGTGGCTGCCAACTATGCCGGCAATGACGAGAAGGCCCAGGCCTTCAAGCAGGAAACCGGCATCCCGGTCTACAAGTGGGACGTTTCCAGTTATCAGGCCTGCGCCGAGGGGATCGCCAAGGTCGAGGCCGATCTCGGCCCGGTCGAGGTACTGGTCAACAACGCGGGCATCACCCGCGATGCGATGTTCCATAAAATGACGCCCGAACAATGGGGCGAGGTGATCGGCACCAACCTTACCGGTCTCTTCAACATGACCCACCCGCTCTGGTCCGCCATGCGCGACCGCGGTTTCGGCCGCGTCATCAACATCTCGTCGATCAACGGCCAGAAGGGCCAGATGGGCCAGGCCAACTATTCGGCGGCCAAGGCTGGCGATCTCGGCTTCACGAAGTCGCTCGCCCAGGAAGGTGCTGCCAAGGGCATCACAGTCAATGCCATCTGCCCGGGCTATATCGGCACGGAAATGGTGCGGGCGGTGCCGGAGAAGGTGCTGAACGAGCGGATCATTCCGCAGATCCCCGTCGGTCGCCTCGGCGAACCGGAAGAAATCGCCCGCTGCGTGGTGTTCCTGGCCTCCGACGATGCCGGCTTCATCACCGGCTCGACGATTTCGGCGAATGGCGGACAGTTTGTCGTCTGA
- the thiQ gene encoding thiamine ABC transporter ATP-binding protein, whose amino-acid sequence MTEPNPAIELRNVEVRFETTTLRFDCTIAAGGIVAVAGASGSGKSTLFHLIAGFEDPDQGEVHILGQQAGNQAPSERPVSMIFQDNNLFAHLDVATNVGLGINPALRLTDEDRKRIEEALCRVGLEGFERRLPPTLSGGERQRVALARALVRRRPILLLDEPFAALDPGMRAGMRTLLGELHAEEGNTILMITHHPEDVKALADSVLFLDQGRIIAHDTLDRFLERRDNAAVDRFLGNA is encoded by the coding sequence ATGACCGAGCCCAACCCTGCCATCGAACTGCGCAATGTCGAAGTTCGCTTCGAAACGACCACGCTACGCTTCGATTGCACAATCGCGGCCGGTGGCATCGTCGCCGTTGCCGGCGCCTCCGGTTCCGGCAAGTCGACGCTCTTTCACCTGATCGCCGGCTTTGAGGATCCCGACCAGGGCGAGGTCCATATCCTCGGCCAGCAGGCTGGCAACCAGGCACCTTCGGAGCGCCCGGTCTCGATGATCTTCCAGGACAACAATCTCTTTGCCCATCTCGATGTCGCGACCAATGTCGGCCTGGGCATCAACCCGGCGCTTCGCCTGACGGACGAAGACCGCAAGAGGATCGAGGAGGCACTTTGCCGCGTGGGACTTGAAGGCTTCGAACGACGACTGCCGCCCACGCTGTCCGGCGGTGAACGCCAGCGGGTCGCGCTCGCCCGCGCGCTCGTGCGGCGTCGCCCCATCCTCTTGCTGGATGAACCTTTTGCGGCCCTCGACCCCGGAATGCGCGCCGGCATGCGTACGCTCCTTGGCGAGCTTCACGCGGAAGAAGGCAACACCATCCTGATGATCACGCACCATCCCGAAGACGTGAAGGCGCTGGCCGATAGCGTGCTTTTTCTCGACCAGGGGCGTATCATTGCACACGATACACTCGACCGCTTCCTGGAGCGGCGTGACAATGCGGCAGTCGACCGTTTTCTTGGCAACGCCTGA
- a CDS encoding helicase-related protein, translated as MILSGRGVTAVLGPTNTGKTHYAIERMIAHESGVIGLPLRLLAREVYTRLVERVGHHNVALITGEEKITPHRARFSVCTVEAMPRETTASFVAIDEVQLAGDLERGHIFTDRILHLRGRGETLLLGAGTMRPILEQLLPGITVVERPRMSQLLYAGSKKITRLPHRSAIVAFSADEVYAIAELIRRQRGGAAVVLGALSPRTRNAQVALYQEGDVEYLVATDAIGMGLNLDVDHVAFAQDRKFDGYQFRNLNPAELAQIAGRAGRHLRDGTFGVTGRVDPFDNELVHRIEAHEFDPVKVLQWRSKAFDYSSLPALKKSLEAAPTVPGLARALPAVDQQAFEHLTRYPEVVDITTNAERVEKLWEACALPDYRRITPAQHADLISTIYADLVRRGAVNEDFMAEQVRRADHTDGEIDTLSARIAQIRTWTYVSNRPGWLADPTHWQEKTREIEDRLSDALHERLTKRFVDRRTSVLMKRLRENAMLEAEISVNGDVFVEGHHVGQLTGFRFTLATGGDGPDAKAVQGAAQKALALEFEARAARLHASGNNDLALSSDGLVRWLGDPVARLAASDHVMRPRVILLADDQLQANAREHVLARVERFVNHHIGTVLKPLDDISRAEDLEGLAKGLAFQLVENLGVLFRRDVADDVKSLDQDGRASIRKYGVRFGAYHIFLPALLKPAPAELITLLWALKNDGLDKPGYGDLIPMLAAGRTSVVTDPSFERTFYKLAGFRFLGKRAVRIDILERLADLIRPLLQWKPGAQPRPEGAYDGRRFTATTSMLSILGATPDDMEEILKGLGYRADAVKAEEAAAFLASHDGAPAATAAASEPVAVVDDADAGDSAVEVEAAAAEAPAAETETAEGEVATSEAQPAESQLTEAGEPVEAKPVLLWRPGTRQDNQRQGGGRHQGDQRRGGQRHGHGQGQGQGQGEGREGGRKGGPPARGKRHEGGKSEGGPRQDRGDRHERHDRGGKPSQGKFEARPPRREKPVDPDSPFAKLAALKEQMKK; from the coding sequence ATGATCCTGAGCGGCCGCGGCGTAACCGCGGTGCTCGGGCCAACCAATACCGGCAAGACGCACTACGCGATCGAGCGCATGATCGCGCATGAGAGCGGCGTCATAGGCCTGCCGCTGCGCCTCTTGGCGCGCGAGGTCTATACGCGCCTTGTCGAAAGGGTCGGCCACCACAATGTCGCGCTGATCACCGGCGAGGAAAAGATCACGCCGCATCGCGCCCGCTTTTCGGTCTGCACCGTCGAAGCGATGCCGCGCGAGACCACGGCGTCCTTCGTCGCAATCGACGAGGTGCAGCTTGCCGGCGACCTCGAGCGCGGCCACATCTTCACCGACCGGATCTTGCATCTGAGAGGACGGGGAGAGACGCTGCTCTTGGGCGCCGGAACGATGCGGCCGATCCTCGAGCAGCTGCTGCCCGGCATCACCGTCGTCGAGCGGCCGCGTATGTCGCAGCTTCTGTATGCCGGCTCGAAGAAAATCACCCGCCTGCCGCATCGCTCGGCGATCGTCGCCTTCTCCGCCGACGAGGTCTATGCGATCGCCGAGCTGATCCGCCGCCAGCGCGGTGGTGCCGCCGTGGTTCTCGGCGCGCTATCGCCGCGCACCCGCAATGCCCAGGTGGCGCTCTATCAGGAAGGCGATGTCGAATACCTGGTCGCGACCGACGCGATCGGCATGGGGCTCAACCTCGACGTCGATCACGTCGCCTTCGCACAGGACCGCAAATTCGACGGATACCAGTTCCGCAATTTGAATCCGGCCGAGCTTGCGCAGATCGCCGGCCGCGCCGGTCGGCACTTGCGCGATGGCACGTTCGGAGTGACGGGTCGCGTCGATCCTTTCGACAACGAACTGGTCCATCGCATCGAGGCGCACGAGTTCGATCCGGTGAAGGTGCTGCAGTGGCGCTCGAAGGCGTTCGACTATTCGTCGCTTCCCGCCCTGAAGAAGAGCCTCGAAGCAGCGCCAACGGTTCCTGGCCTTGCCCGGGCGCTACCTGCGGTAGACCAGCAAGCGTTCGAACATTTGACCCGCTACCCGGAGGTCGTCGATATCACGACCAATGCCGAGCGCGTGGAAAAACTATGGGAAGCCTGCGCGCTGCCGGACTATCGGCGCATCACGCCCGCGCAGCACGCCGATCTGATCTCGACGATCTACGCAGATCTCGTTCGCCGGGGTGCGGTGAACGAAGATTTCATGGCCGAACAGGTCAGGCGTGCCGATCACACCGACGGCGAGATCGACACACTTTCGGCGCGAATCGCGCAGATCAGAACCTGGACCTATGTGTCGAACCGACCGGGATGGCTGGCCGATCCGACACACTGGCAAGAAAAGACGCGGGAAATTGAAGATCGATTATCCGACGCACTACATGAACGGTTGACGAAACGCTTTGTTGATCGCAGGACATCTGTGCTCATGAAGCGCCTGAGAGAGAATGCTATGCTGGAAGCTGAAATCAGTGTGAATGGTGATGTCTTCGTCGAAGGACACCACGTAGGACAACTAACCGGTTTCCGGTTTACGCTGGCGACCGGTGGCGACGGCCCGGATGCCAAGGCCGTGCAGGGGGCTGCCCAGAAGGCGCTGGCACTCGAGTTCGAGGCGCGGGCTGCACGTCTGCACGCCTCGGGCAACAACGACCTGGCGCTTTCGTCGGACGGTCTGGTGCGCTGGCTCGGCGATCCCGTCGCCCGTCTCGCTGCGAGCGACCACGTCATGCGCCCGCGCGTCATCCTGCTTGCCGACGATCAGCTCCAGGCGAATGCTCGCGAGCACGTCCTGGCGCGCGTCGAGCGTTTCGTGAACCATCACATCGGTACGGTGCTGAAGCCGCTCGACGATATCTCGCGTGCCGAGGATCTCGAAGGCCTGGCCAAGGGCCTTGCGTTCCAGCTCGTCGAAAACCTCGGTGTGCTCTTCCGCCGCGATGTCGCCGACGACGTCAAGTCGCTGGATCAGGACGGTCGCGCTTCGATCCGCAAGTACGGCGTTCGCTTCGGCGCCTACCATATCTTCCTCCCGGCGCTCCTGAAGCCGGCTCCGGCCGAGCTCATCACGCTGCTCTGGGCACTGAAGAACGACGGCCTCGACAAGCCCGGCTACGGCGACCTCATTCCGATGCTCGCCGCCGGTCGCACGTCCGTCGTCACCGATCCGTCCTTCGAGCGGACCTTCTACAAGCTCGCCGGTTTCCGTTTCCTCGGAAAGCGTGCCGTCCGCATCGACATCCTGGAGCGCCTGGCCGATCTCATCCGGCCGTTGCTGCAGTGGAAGCCCGGCGCGCAGCCGCGTCCGGAAGGTGCCTATGACGGCCGCCGCTTCACCGCGACCACGTCGATGCTCTCGATCCTCGGCGCGACGCCCGACGATATGGAAGAGATTCTGAAGGGCCTCGGCTATCGCGCCGACGCAGTCAAGGCCGAGGAGGCTGCAGCCTTCCTCGCCAGCCATGACGGTGCACCGGCCGCAACGGCTGCCGCTTCCGAGCCGGTCGCCGTCGTCGATGACGCTGACGCTGGTGACAGCGCGGTTGAAGTCGAGGCTGCTGCCGCTGAGGCGCCTGCCGCCGAGACTGAAACGGCTGAAGGCGAAGTCGCTACGAGCGAGGCGCAGCCTGCCGAAAGTCAACTCACCGAGGCCGGGGAACCGGTTGAAGCCAAGCCGGTTCTGCTCTGGCGTCCCGGCACCCGTCAGGACAACCAGCGCCAGGGCGGTGGCCGCCACCAGGGCGACCAGCGTCGCGGCGGTCAGCGCCACGGGCATGGTCAAGGCCAGGGCCAGGGCCAGGGCGAAGGACGTGAAGGCGGACGCAAGGGCGGCCCGCCGGCGCGCGGCAAGCGACACGAAGGCGGCAAGTCGGAAGGCGGGCCACGCCAGGACCGCGGCGACCGTCATGAGCGTCACGATCGCGGCGGCAAGCCGAGCCAGGGCAAGTTCGAGGCGCGTCCGCCGCGTCGCGAGAAGCCGGTGGATCCGGATTCGCCCTTCGCCAAGCTCGCTGCGCTCAAGGAGCAGATGAAGAAGTAA
- a CDS encoding RNA polymerase factor sigma-32, with protein sequence MKTLTADRRMIKIAMEAPYLERDEEHALAQAWRNDHDQEARNKIAMSHMRLVISMAAKFRNFGLPMGDLVQEGHIGLLEAAARFEPSREVRFSTYATWWIRASMQDYVLRNWSIVRGGTSSAQKALFFNLRRLRARLAQGDRQLTSQAMHEEIAAALGVSIADVQTMDARLSGSDTSLQAPVGGADSDGGERLDFLASDAPLPDEQVSDMIDGERARVWLRDALGALTEREMRIIRARRLSEDGATLEELGLDLGISKERVRQIETRALEKLRAALATKAPALTAGIH encoded by the coding sequence ATGAAGACTCTCACTGCAGACCGGCGGATGATCAAGATCGCAATGGAAGCGCCCTATCTCGAGCGCGACGAGGAGCACGCGCTGGCACAGGCGTGGCGAAACGACCATGATCAGGAAGCCCGCAACAAGATCGCCATGTCGCACATGCGGCTGGTGATTTCGATGGCCGCGAAATTCCGCAACTTCGGCCTGCCGATGGGCGACCTGGTCCAGGAAGGTCATATCGGCTTGCTGGAAGCGGCCGCCCGCTTCGAGCCGAGCCGCGAAGTGCGTTTCTCGACCTACGCGACCTGGTGGATCCGGGCATCGATGCAGGACTATGTCCTGCGCAATTGGTCGATCGTGCGGGGCGGAACGAGTTCGGCCCAGAAGGCCCTGTTCTTCAATCTGCGGCGCTTGCGCGCGCGTCTGGCCCAGGGCGACCGGCAGCTTACATCGCAGGCGATGCATGAAGAGATCGCGGCGGCCCTGGGTGTCAGCATCGCCGATGTGCAGACTATGGATGCCCGGCTTTCCGGTAGCGACACCTCGTTGCAAGCGCCCGTCGGCGGCGCCGATTCCGATGGCGGCGAGCGGCTGGATTTCCTCGCCAGCGATGCGCCCCTGCCGGACGAACAGGTCAGCGACATGATTGACGGAGAGCGCGCCCGAGTGTGGCTGCGCGATGCGCTGGGTGCCTTGACCGAAAGGGAAATGCGGATCATCCGCGCACGGCGACTGTCAGAGGATGGTGCGACGCTCGAAGAGCTCGGCCTCGATCTTGGCATTTCCAAGGAACGAGTGCGACAGATCGAAACCCGGGCGCTCGAAAAGCTGAGAGCTGCGCTTGCGACAAAGGCGCCAGCCCTGACCGCTGGCATCCACTGA
- a CDS encoding RNA-binding S4 domain-containing protein: MEKQPASNPASRQRLDKWLFFTRLIKSRSLAQKAIEDGRVAVNDERVTQSSFQVKAGDMLELALDRRNLIVRVLAPGERRGPYEEARLLYDDLTPEQPKEKRSAFDLATRDRGAGRPTKKERRETDRLKPDFDPRED; this comes from the coding sequence ATGGAAAAACAGCCCGCGTCCAACCCGGCATCGCGCCAGCGTCTCGACAAGTGGCTGTTTTTTACGCGGCTGATCAAATCCCGATCGCTTGCGCAAAAGGCGATCGAGGATGGCCGCGTGGCCGTCAACGACGAGCGCGTGACGCAGTCGTCGTTTCAGGTCAAGGCGGGCGATATGCTTGAACTCGCCCTCGACCGGCGCAATCTGATCGTGCGCGTTCTTGCGCCGGGGGAACGGCGCGGCCCTTACGAGGAAGCGCGGCTTCTTTACGACGATCTCACGCCCGAGCAGCCGAAGGAGAAACGCTCGGCTTTCGATCTCGCTACGCGCGACCGCGGGGCAGGGCGTCCGACGAAGAAGGAACGGCGGGAAACCGATCGGCTGAAACCCGATTTCGATCCGCGCGAGGATTGA
- the thiP gene encoding thiamine/thiamine pyrophosphate ABC transporter permease ThiP produces the protein MTVVAGALCLGAFLLFVGLAIVALLAQTGGTNEGNLFDAYIWRVTRFTLLQATLSTLLSMLFAIPVARALARRPRFFGRIWLLRLMALPLGLPVLVGALGLIEIWGRQGFFNSGLRWLGLEQPISIYGLFGILLAHVFFNMPLAARLFLAGLERIPAEYWRSAANLGMPSRALFRFIEWPVLRGLLPGAAGLVFMLCATSFTLVLTLGGGPAASTIEVAIYQALRFDFDPPRAIALSGLQIAMTGALLLILRRLATEPEEGVTGGRAVRRFDGARPVARLNDSAWIILALLFLIAPLIAVVVSGLQADLLKLARDPNVHRALVTSASIALASALASVAMAAVMIRAAATVTAPRHTGTLARGFADTIGASTSLILLVPPVVLGAGWFLLLRPFGDVARFAPVVVVAINALMALPFVHRILAPAMATHAARSERLTASLGIRGFHRLRWIDLPALRKPLLMALSFAMALSLGDLGAVALFGSQDMVTLPWLLYSRMGSYRTADAAGLALFLGLLCLIFTILGTAEDVRRRQGRKA, from the coding sequence ATGACTGTTGTCGCCGGGGCGCTCTGCCTCGGCGCCTTCCTGCTCTTCGTCGGCCTGGCGATCGTAGCCTTGCTCGCCCAAACCGGCGGCACGAACGAAGGCAACCTGTTCGACGCCTATATCTGGCGCGTCACCCGCTTCACGCTGCTGCAGGCAACCCTTTCGACGCTCCTGTCGATGCTGTTCGCCATTCCTGTGGCGCGGGCGCTGGCGCGGCGGCCCCGGTTCTTCGGTCGTATCTGGCTGTTGCGGCTTATGGCGCTGCCACTCGGCCTGCCCGTTCTCGTCGGCGCGCTCGGTCTGATCGAGATCTGGGGACGCCAGGGCTTCTTCAACTCCGGCCTGCGCTGGCTCGGCCTCGAGCAACCAATCAGCATCTATGGCCTGTTCGGCATCCTGCTCGCGCATGTCTTCTTCAACATGCCGCTGGCAGCACGCCTGTTCCTGGCCGGGCTTGAACGTATTCCCGCCGAATACTGGCGCAGCGCCGCCAATCTCGGCATGCCCTCCCGTGCGCTATTCCGCTTTATTGAATGGCCTGTCCTGCGTGGCTTGCTGCCGGGCGCGGCCGGCCTCGTCTTCATGCTCTGCGCCACCAGCTTCACGCTCGTGCTGACGCTTGGCGGCGGTCCTGCGGCTAGCACCATCGAGGTCGCGATCTACCAGGCCCTGCGCTTCGATTTCGACCCACCGCGTGCGATCGCGCTATCCGGGCTGCAGATCGCCATGACCGGCGCCCTGCTCCTCATTCTGCGACGTCTGGCAACGGAGCCGGAAGAGGGCGTGACCGGCGGTCGCGCGGTTCGCCGCTTCGATGGCGCAAGGCCCGTCGCACGGCTAAACGATAGCGCCTGGATCATCCTCGCACTGCTCTTCCTCATTGCCCCGTTGATCGCGGTCGTCGTCTCGGGCCTGCAGGCCGATCTCCTCAAGCTTGCGCGCGATCCGAACGTGCATCGGGCACTGGTGACGAGCGCTTCGATCGCGCTTGCCTCGGCGCTCGCCTCCGTCGCCATGGCAGCCGTGATGATCCGTGCTGCGGCCACGGTTACCGCCCCACGCCACACAGGTACGTTGGCACGCGGCTTTGCCGACACGATCGGCGCCAGCACCTCACTGATCCTGCTGGTGCCGCCAGTCGTGCTCGGCGCCGGCTGGTTCCTGCTTCTCCGCCCCTTCGGCGATGTCGCGCGCTTTGCGCCTGTCGTCGTCGTGGCGATCAATGCCCTGATGGCCCTCCCCTTCGTCCACCGGATCCTCGCGCCGGCCATGGCCACGCACGCGGCGCGCTCCGAACGGCTGACGGCAAGCCTCGGCATCCGCGGGTTTCATCGCCTGCGATGGATCGATCTTCCCGCCCTTCGCAAACCGTTGCTGATGGCGCTCTCCTTTGCCATGGCGCTATCGCTCGGCGATCTCGGCGCGGTGGCCCTCTTCGGCTCGCAGGACATGGTGACGCTTCCCTGGCTGCTCTATAGCCGGATGGGCAGCTACCGCACCGCCGATGCGGCTGGCCTTGCCCTCTTCCTCGGGCTTCTCTGCCTGATCTTCACCATCCTCGGCACGGCGGAAGACGTCCGCCGGCGGCAAGGACGCAAAGCATGA